AATCACGTGGGGCGCCACTTGAGATCAGGGAATCGTAACTCCATAAAGAAGTCGAACCTAATGTTGTCTAGGGGTTGTCCGTACTCCCTTAACTACAAGCTACACTTTACACTAAAAAGAGACCTTAAGCGTGGTCGCCATTTTCAGGCTTCGAATTTCCACTCCACTCAGCTGGTATTTCCATGGATTAAACTTGTGCATATGCAAACTATTTTTTGCAGTCCTCCATGGGAAAATTGAACCAATTCcgcaattgattttcattttaaacgGTGAGGAGTTAATTATCAACCTTTCGTAAACTACAGCTAGCCCTCTGCTGTTTGACAATCGTGGCGGGAATGAATTCGTCTGGGCTTTTGTACATATAAAATGTGAAAATGGTTACTTTGCTGTATTACTTTTAGTTTCCTTGTACTGCTCTCTCACTAGATGGATAATTTCTTATCCAAATTAACatcaaatgaaacaatttttagTGTTTGTTTATGTTTGGTAGTTCATTCAAAATCTGCTGGGTTGATAGTTGTTGTCATTTGAACTTGGTTGTCTAACCTATTCTTTTATATTAGGCTTTCAATATGAATTCTGACCCAGAGGATTGCAGCAAAACCAATGATATcccagaagatgaagaaatgaaAGTGGAAGTTAATGGTGAAGTGAACATCCcacaagaaaatggaaaacattCGGTTGTTGTGCCAGATGACTCCTCGCTTCTGGATGAGCAGACTGCTGGCAAATCTAAAAGTGAAAAATCCTGTGAAAATCCCAAATCTGTGATTAAAGTTAACACAGGAGAGCTAAACCAAGATGGCCAGGAAAAAGGACTTGTCTGTGAGGAAGTTGATTCTACTCAATCATCGCAGAAAGCAGAACCTGTAGATGAGACAAAGGTTGATGCAAATGGGGAAGCCAAGAGTGTTCCAGCTCTTGCAAAAGATGGGAAGCCTGTTATTCAAAGGAGAATGTCCTTAAGACACCGAGCTGCACCAAAGAAATATGCTGAGGCAGATAAAAGCAGTGATGATGACATAAAAGATTCAACAGCTTCTGCAAAAGACCCTTTGGAAATACCTCTaggaaaaaattcatcaaCAGTGCTCATTAGGAAATCGCCCGTTGCAGCAGTAGTAGTGAAATCACCACCCAAATCCGTCTCTCCTGTCAAAATGACCAAAGTGACGAGACCTCCACCAGAGCTTATCAAAGCTCCGATTCTGTCCAAAATTTCCATCTCTTCAGCCACAAGTGTGACCGTGGTGCCACGGTCTAAAGAGAACAATTCCAACTCaggatttgttgttgttgacacaCAATCCattttgaaaggaaaaaatgctgCACCAGTCAGCAATGTTCCTGCATCTGTGACAGTTTCTGCTGTTCCTCCCACCCCAAAAGCAATGCCCAAGCCTATTCCCCCGCCTGTTACTTCGAGTGCAAGCCGAAAGAGCACCAACTCCTCCATTTCTAACTCAACCAGTCTTCCAGATCCATTTGAATCATTAGGTATACGCTTCATTTATTTCGTCTGATCTTTGATGTGTTTGGTATCTATAGTGTTTTATTTGAACAGGTTTGGCAGATGACTCCTTCATCGTCGAAGCCCCGTCGTTTGTCGTCCCGTACCTGATAGAGAAATCGGCTTCtcagaatttgaaaaagacaGTCCAATCAATGGATCCCCATCCCGCttctgaaaagaaagaagacgtCGTAGTTCTGAGCGAAGAAGATTCGAACGAttcggaaaagaaagaaaaagatgacgtCAAATCTACTAGTGCAACAGCTACGTTAGGAGCAACTCCGCTCGATAAGTCGTCGATGAAATCggaaatggaaaaatcaataaggctgaagaaagaagaagatgaatatTTTTCAGGGCCAATCGGGCGcttttttcttgatattgGACTGTCACTAGTTCAGGAATATGTTCAAGGAGATCTCCTCCGAGTCCAGAAGAGGAAAGTCCACAAGGGAACAAAGATAACTGATCCCAGCCTGTCCGTAAACGCCTTGACCAAAGGTAAAATATCCTACTACACCATTCAATCGTATTTGATATAAAATTCTGTTTGGGATTTTGTTATAGGGCTTGATGTTACTCGCGCGAAAAACGATCCTTATCGATTGCCTTGGCGCTCTTGCAACCAGTGCAGTTTCAAGAGCGAATCATCATTAATGATGGCTCACCACAAGAGCCTTCCTTTAGCCCTTGGATCTGGGTCATCGGCACGATATGGATGCCATTGGTGTTCGTTCGAAGCCAAAGAATCACATTTGGTATCGTTGCACATCGAAACAGATCACGGTGTGAAGACGCGGACAGGACCTGATCTGCCGTCGCACCAGTGCCCACTTTGTCCATTTGAAGATAACGTCAAGTCCAAAGTAACACGTCATATGATGAGCTGCCAGAAAAGATTCGTCGCCGACCGCAATCTAGAACCTCCACTAGACTGGGAACCACCAGCTAAAATACCGAGGATGCCCACGCGTTACATGCGAGCGTACACTCCTGGCATGAATGCGGGAACAGGGTTGCATGGCTACTCTCTTACGTCGACCAAAGGACTAAATCTGCCTTACCACCCACTGCTACCCAAATCGGCCTTGATGAATTCTCTGGGATATAACAGTGGTTTGTCGTCAACCGGAACCGGTAATATATTGTCGATCCATTATTCTCTTGACAAGTGTTGCTCCCTACTGCGAATCAGAATCGTTTTGTATTCGCGTTTGtctaataatatttttgttttcgtagGTCAAAACACTTACTTGGGCAATATGGCTGCAGCAGTTCAAGGAAAAGGAAGCAAGGGAGGCAGCCCTTCACAGGCAGCTCTTGCTGGTTTGCGTTTGCCGGCTGAATTGCATGTTGTATCCGGTGCATCTCAACGTGTTTCAGGAACGCCATCAGGGTCAACACCTCAACCTAAGGGGCGTGACTATCGTCAGCAGGCCTCTAATCAGTCGTCTTCTTATTTAAATCCTTCCTCTTATGGTGTTCCCAACAATCAAATTTATCAGGTAATGGtttatctttaatttttccaattatcATCAATTTCATAGacgtctatttcttttttgcaggCTATTGCCAAATCGTTTCAACTGTTACAAGGACATGGGTCTTCAATGTCGGTCTTACCGTCAAATGTGTCCAAGAATCAGTCGGCAGGTGCTAGCGCAATTgataaattgaagaaaaataccAGCTCCATTAGTTTACTGCCCGGCTTAGTGAACACGAGCGGGTTGACAATTCAAAGCTCAACTACTCCCACGACCAATAAGGCCAAGACCAACCAGCAGCCAAGCATCTCCATTACTCCTCTGCCACGAACGAGCACGTCGACACTTTCAAACAAACCCTCTCTATCCGTCAGCCCGGTCACTCCTGCGGCCACGAATGCAATGGCGGCAATTGGTAACAATACCTTGGCAGCAAAAGCTGGACAACCGGCAACACCAGGGCAGAAAGGGGCGGTTGTCTGTGAAATATGTGACAGTTCCATTAAggttagaaatatttttaatttttttaaatttacggtTTCTCTAATTTACCGAACATCTGAATTAGGATTTGGAGCAATTGCGTCATCATATGCAGTGGATTCATAAAGTGAAGATTCACCCCAAAATGATTCACAATCGACCGCCGCTGAACTGCCAGAAATGCCAGTGTCGTTTTTTTACAGACCAAGGCCTTGAGAGACATTTGTTGGGATCCCATGGGTTGGTTACATCATCCATGCAGGAAGCGGCCAACCGAGGACAAGATGGTGGTCGTTGCCCCATATGCGGAAAGGTACTGAGTTACACCTTTTATAGGACCTTTGCAACCTAGTTGTAAGTTGTTTtataatttcaattgaatatttttttttatattaggtTCATCAGTGGAAACTGCTCAGTCACGTGGTGAAGGATCACGGTCTGAGTTTGAAACCTGCTCATCTCTCGTACAAGTGTACGGTTTGCACAGCCACCTTCACTATGTACAAACTGTTTGAGAACCATGTGTATACAGCTCATTCGGTGGTAGCTAGAAAAGTTCTGGACAAGGACAAGGCAGACACCAAGAAAGGAAGTTCGGGCTCGACCAATACCAGCACAACTGGGGCCTTGAGAATCAATGACGAGATCACCATCATACCACAAACGACTCGTCACGATTCATCTGATCAGAATGTGTGCCGGCCCTCCAGGGGCGAGAAAAGGAGTCGGGTCGACATCATTGACTTGTCTGATGACGAACAAGACAACAAAGACGGTCTAACTCTTCCCAAATCCCAAGTGACGATTACGAAAGTGCCCGCCCCTAAAGGCTACCTAAGCAGAAATAGTAGAGAGTCCATGTCCAAGCGCAGCAGGACGGACGACAACGATACCGAGTgaattattcttcttttttggggggggagcTTTCGTTTCAAATGTGCTCCCTAGCATCTTTTCCCTTCCCTACAATTTCGTTTGAGGCAATCCAATTGAGCATTGGATGGTATGAATGTGAAGCGAATATTCTTATGAAACAAAATTCAGAAACAATACAGGATTATTTACTTTTACACATTTGGATTAGTGTTTACCATGTCgtgtctggaaaaaaaaaactgagccATGTTTAGGTGCATTACGAACATAAAAGATGTTGATACTCGAGATCATGTTCTCAGCCCGCCATGTCTTGATATCGCAAATCtgccagcccccccccccctctacttttctttctttatttcccggaaaatttaaaatacgtTTAGTTTTCGCTGTTGACtaattgttatttgtttcttttaccaAACCATCCGCTCCCAACTCCTCCTTCAATTAAGAAAGTTTATTCTGTATATTTTCTTCCCTACTCAAACCCTGGTTATTCGCCGTTCACACCGAtacctctttttatttcctttccaCTCCATCTCACGAGGAATGTCTAAATGGTCATATCGACATGACCACGTTTTCAtgtcgccatctgttaaaaatataacaatAAACTGCGTTTAGTACCTCCATACAGAATTGGGCTACCATCATTTGATTTGTAATGTTTAACcttgaaaaattgtttattgaCGGATAAAGACATCCTCATTTGTAGAAAGAAACATAACATAAGAAAACAACTGAACTGTATAATTAGCTCACAAGTCTGACAGCTCAGAAGGGAGCATACCATTATGATCTCGGATGTTTTGGTTTGCGTGAAGTTCTTCCAAAAATCGAATGCACTCATCGTGGCCACAAGCGAAAGCATAATGCAACGGGGTTTGTCCATCACCGTCTGTAACGTTCACGTCCGCACCTTTCTTCGCGAGCAGATTGATCATTGACGTATCGCCTCTATCCGCCGCCCAATGAATCAATGCCATTTCGTTTTCGTCCCGTTGATCTATAAGTGATGGATTTACACTTAACATGGATGAAACGTGTTCGATTTTTCCCTCTTTCAACCAATCAAAAATTGTCTTGTCACTGTCGTCCAGCTCTTGATCCATTTTGGCCATACAGCTGACCGTTACTCCGAAAGCTGATGTTTTTTTAACACTTGACGTTCCTTTCTTATGGTTCGATGCCAAACTATCCACTAGTTCGATATACTGGGATTTTGCATCATTGAGGCTGGTGGTTCCAAGAGCATTCCACGCTTCCCATTTCTGACGTGCTGTGTAGTTAAATATTCctggtttggaaatattacatGTTCCTAGCGTTGCTTGTTTGTATAGTCCATAGAGCCGCAGCATGGTGGTTGTATCAATGTTCACAAATTCCTTCACTGTCTCTGAAGCTTCACTGAAAGCAGAATCCAGATCCATTATTGATTCCATATTGCAGAACTGGAATAACTAGGAAGCACGATGAATTTCGAAGAGTTGTATAGTATTATCCTGAGTGAGTTCAGCAACATCAACAACTGAGCTTGAAATAATGCTTGCCACTTCAAGAGTCTTGCAGCATAATTTCCACTTTGACAAGTAAGGTTCAAAACTCCAATCTGAACTCCTTTCCTTGTAGGAGCACACAAAACTTGCAGATGGATTCTTTTCCAGCAGATAGGATACAGTCATGAGAATTGGTTCAAAAACAGTTGGGTCATAGAAGCAGTCTGAACTAATGATGAGGTCAACTGGTTCAAGTTTTAAAAGTTGTGGTTCAAATGTACCCCATGTGAGTCCAATTATTTTTacctttcaaataataaataaaatattattaaaaattaaaatttgtttcacatTTATAAAATGAATACATTGAAGGGAAATTATTCTTACCTTATCGCCCACACCATTAGTTACAGCACTTGTTCTACAGTTTTCTAAACATTTAGTAAAGCGAGAACAATCACTTAGTGTAACATTAGCTCCACATTTAGCAGCAACCACTCCTGGAAGCGAAGTTCCAGCACCCAACTCAATTACGTGCTTCCCGATTAATTCAGGTCTCTGACTCCATAAATACCATGCTAGGACTGGAGCACAGGGCCACGTATACATGCCATAGCTTGCATGAAGTTGCTATGTGTAAGTTGAAAATCGTACAGTTaactgaaattaaatttatttttaaaccaaaCTTACCTCAGGTATTATAACGGCTAAGGTTTCAGCTGGATTATCAGGacacgagaaaaagaaatgcttgTGAGTCGGTTTTGATGAATCTGTACCAATTGAATTAATGTCCATTCCACATTACAATGTGGATTTTTTACACTTAACGAATTCTGGAACGCTAAATATATCaagttacaattttttaaacagaatATGTTTTATATGAATTCTACGTGAAGCAGAAACACAGTTGATAACACGAAAAATGCAATGATGATCAAACCAACGGTCTGTCAGATGAGGTAGGTAGACAAGCAGATAAGCATTAGCAGAATGATAAGCGGACGGCCGGAGGACCTGGAAGGTTCCCCCCAATTCCGCTATGATCGCTAGTACGGAATTGTGTATGGCGGGAATACGAATTATGAACTGTGATGATAAAACTGATAATGTGTGTGCGGACTGTGCGCCAGTGTGCATAAGTGCATTTCCAATCTCAAATACAACGTCATTacctaaaaattattttatttcatttttttacagcACTGTATTCTACTTTTCATGTCCCGAAACAATTTACACGGCACATAAATAAGtagttggaagaaaaataaatccctCCCTTCTTCGGCTGCCGGTTACGCTCTGCTCAAGTTGTATAATAGTCTCACTTAAGTGCTAGAGTTTCTGTCCAGCAGATGTTATTAGCAAGAAAGGTTAGACAGTTATAATTTGTTGGGTAAAATTAAGTTAACCAGGATATCTCATAACTTTTCAGGCATGGCGCGTCCCAGACATGCAGGCATGCAGCCAAGGTCAATTGACAATTTTGACACCAATGCCCCTGGTAGCCGAGGGAAATAGGTGTGGCCGGTCGCCAAGCAAATAAATGTTTGACAGAATTGTTAAAAGAACTTGACCAACTAAGAATATATTGTAAATAAATATTCTAGCAGCCTATAGGCTGACTGGCACTGACTGCAGTGTTTACAACACGATACCCCCTTCAAAACGTCCAAAGTTCTGTCAGttttgtaaaaattatttcctgTTCTTATAGTAGGTAGGATTTgcctttctttttcaatgttaGCCGACAGCAACACAAAGGTGGCCATAAAATTGACATAATATCTGTCTCAACAAGTGAAAGGTATGAATTATTCATACATGAACTGCACAGCTGATGataaatttctaaaataaataatacaaaaggAATTTGGAAAATTGGTATAGatagaatgttttttttagaaattggtTGCCCATATTTTAAGACCTTGTACTTGTTTCACACATTTAGGCCGAGCGATGATATTGGATAATGTAGGCTACAACCCGTTGCATAACAGTATAAAAAGCCTGCCGTTATTCGTTTTAGCTTTtatgttcaaaaaaaaaattctatagaATTTCCAACTCATCAGCTGCTTATAACTACTGCttaacacaaagaaaaaaatatgtatgcGCGGCTTCTGCGGTTACATatctcatctttaaaaaagaaagactaCAGCCATCACTTTCTTATTTTATGCCAATTTTGGTAGATGTTTGAAAACTGGTTGTGTGTAATGTTTATACTTGCATcacttaaaatattttctataatttgaaagcgGTATTCTGGAAAGTTCTAAACAattgtttaaacaaaaatcaaaagacaagcatGCGGTCTGCTGTTTTTAATCGGATTTCGGTGAATGTCTAATAGTTGGATATAGAACGGGTTCTGTGTCTTAGGGAGGAGGAGCTAATAAGGAAATTTAAGGTCGTTTGGTATGTGTATCTTTGATAATGACTTTTTAACAAGGAACTCGCGATTTTACCAGTTCGAACTAGTTTGATGCGTGTACCTTGATGGTTGAACTAGACCCCACCCATGCTATTATTGACTTCTCGGTACTCGACTATAAAAGATATTGACGAGGGATTGTACGGCGTTCAGTGCATTCAAACACCTTTATGCATACGTGCCGTGTGTTAAGACTGTGTAGTTTCGAGCGTTCATTTCCCTACGAGTAATTTATTTTAGATGGTTagatttcaagaatttgaaTTGTGTAACACTTAGTTTGAGAATATAATTTAATTCCAGTCTGAATTAGTCTTATATAGACACTTGACCAACCAAAAATGGATAGTAAATTTGCAGGTCGCTTTTCCGTcgtcgttttcattttgataaccTTGACAACTGGGCTAATGAAAGCCCTTTTCCCTGCGGTGTACGATTTAATCGGATCTTCCTGTTTGGTGCTGGCAGGGTTGTCTGTGATAGCAATTTGCATTATTTACTGTGTGATCCCCAATATTCACTCCAACTCTCGTGAGTATATATCGTTGACTTTCTTATATGTCTTCTGTTGTCAAATAAttcttaattatttgattttcacaGTTTCCAACAAGTCAAAGGCGGATTCTACACCAAAAACCAGTAAAGAAAGTCACACATGCAATTGTAAGCCATCTCTTTAATATGATATTTCCTAGTAAGAACTGTTCCTACCTGCTAAAAATCGGATCACACGGTACAAAGCGCGAGTCATGCTCGAAAGTCGCGCATTTTACCCAACTATATtaacttcatttttctttgacgTAATAACCTTGAAAAGTAAGTTATACTATCTGCAATTCTTAAGTCAGCAACACGCGATGGACATAATAGAAAGGGCGAGGAGGGCTATTTTGCGGCTATTTTTTTGGTTCATCAGTAAACCAACCTTCGTGAAAACAACCAATGAAACCATGCAGCAATAAGAGATATAATTTCACCCAAGGCCTGAGACTgatgcattttaaaaaattaggttGCTGCTGTCCTTGTCTTTGTTGTTTAACGGTTTGGAGCCGATTTGCCCCTATCCAGAATAAATTAGAATTAAATACTAGCAAATATAGTTCAGAATGTGCGATAAATGGAAATATCAAATATAACTAACGCAAAATGAATCACGCAACCCACTAAGGCTCGCACGCCCTTATTATTCAGTCATATTTAATAACCGTCACCGCATAATTACGCATGTTTTTACTCTCCTAAGTCAGCACCCACCGCCTGAACCTATCACCATTGTGAGCGTATAAACGAAGTCGCAGAGTCAAGTAATTAACTTCTTTATCGTTTTTTACTTGCAGCTACGACGGTGTTGATGGAAGAGAAACCGCAATTGTTGGTGATTAACGGCGCAACATGTTTACACATGTAAATAGCTTACTAGCTCACTCTTGATAGCCCTCACCTATGGACAAATACCAACGTTTTGTCAACCACGTTAGGTCGGTACCTCGCTAAAATTGTTAAACTGTATAAAACTGAAATACTGAAATATAGGCCACTCTTTTTGGATTTCTCGACTGCTccatcaattgttttttttttttttttttttttttcaaagaatttttgTTGTAGTATGTTATGTAACATAACATACTAAGTGTTTGCTGAatcacgattttttttatttatgaatcaaaatcataaatcattttttagaaattttagatgaatcaaaaattaaatcaataatcaaataaattttttatttaatttataaattaaaatcaaaatcaaaatcaaatttcataTAGTTTTTTGCATTATGCTtggcaaaaaaaatcaaatatatatGTTATGCACACCTAAAATCTTCAGCAAAAAAATACGTTTTGTTTCTCTGCTGCTTTGTTTTAGGAAAGGAACTAGAATAgtcatattattttaaaaactgattggaaatcgagaaaattttcatgaaaatcTGTAGGTTTTCtcgtcttttttaaatttttttgatttaccCGTGATTCACTGTGTTTCAAACGATTAAAATCacgaattaaatcaaatttctctGTATGATTTAATTCTtgtaattaaatcaattttgatttaatttttgatttaatttaacgaaacgatttaaaatcaaatttgattcagCAAACATAACTTATGTTGGCCAATGTGTGCCTTTCATCCGagtacaaataaaatacatatGGAAGTAATGGGACATCGTTAGTTcacgttatttttaaaatttggtaTAGGCCTACTGTATAGATGGGGACAAAGAATAAGGCGGAGCTGAAGGGGTAATGACCGGAGTCAACTTGAACACTCGAGTGACTGGAAAAGCAGAAAATCCCCAAAGATAATAAGTGCtgtcaaaataataatttaaaataaggaGCCATTGGGCGCCATTGGGTGTCAGCCaagattttgtaattttttttttttttgtgaaaaggTTTTTATCCCCGGGTGTTACCTACCTTTAGGTGAGAAGCGAGAGCTTCCGCCGATTTATCGGTCCGTCGAATCAAAATAGAAGGAAACAAAACCTTGGTTATTAGCGttagcttttatttttatttttgtgttttcccactagatggcgttgggggaaaagtaaaatgaaaaaaaaaaaatgtattacccCTCCCCCTaaatcctttttaaaaatgttatgcaacacatcacgatCACTTcaatttggtttattttattccttcatattttttccatATTTGGAAGACATACACACTATGAAATAATCGATATTTACTTTTAATTTGTAATATGCTTGAGTGCTTGAACTAATAAAGGCTTCAAAGCCGTggttgttttaaatatttagaaattCGTACTTTTCAATGTTTTCCATTTACATGTTGTTCATTTCTCTTAAGCACGCTCCTCTTCTGACTCATTGTTGTACGTTTGAGCGGTAGTTTTATAACTTTGATGACGGCCAGCTTTCACAGTGCCGTATCCGTCATGTCCGTCATGTCCGACAGATTCATATGTTTCAGGAACACCTGATGGGGATCCAGTTGGCCCTTTTGGGCCAATGGGACCTCTTGCTCCTGGAGCACCAGTTTCCCCCTGTTTTCCAGAAGGTCCAATAGGGCCAATTGGTCCCGCTTGTCCCTTAGCTCCGGTTGCACCAGTTTCACCATCACGGCCAGTTTCTCCTTGTGGCCCAACAGGGCCGACAGGGCCTACTTCTCCGATGGGGCCAGGAAGCCCTTGTGGGCCGGCAATCCCGGGTTCGCCTTGCGGTCCTTGAGGTcctgtttctcctttttcacCAATCGGACCCGGTGAACCATTCTCCCCAGATTTACCATCATCTCCCTTGGGACCTGATTAAAATTGACATTTATCAAataagatatttttaaaaaattgtgtcaTTGTTTGATATGTTGGACATAGTCttcaaattaaacaaaattttacaaaccTGGAGATCCTGGAGCACCATCCTTTCCGTTTTTGCCTGGAGCACCTGGTAAGCCGTTGAGACCATCTTTCCCAGGTAAACCAGCTCCACCGTTAACTCCATTGGGGCCAATTGGTCCCTGTGACCCAGCTTGTTTGCTCGGAGCACCGGGAAGACCGTCCTTGCCAGGAGCTCCCGGGGATCCagaaattccattttctcCTTTAGCACCTTTAGCGCCGTTGGATCCTGGAGATCCGTTTTTACCAGATGAACCTTGAGGACCCACTGGACCGATTGGGCCGACTTGACCAACGGGGCCTGGAGCGCCTGGAGCGCCATCTTTTCCAGGAGCACCTGGAGCACCTGCTGGCCCAGGAACCTTGGACGGAATGGTTTGACCTGGTGCACCCGTTTCACCCTTCTCTCCTTGCGGACCAGACAATCCTGGTTTTCCGTCATTTCCAGGGGCACCTGGAGCACCTACAAAGCCTGGTTGTCCGTTTATTCCTGGTTCCCCTTTACTTCCATTAGATCCCGGTAGACCGCGGGCTCCTGGAGCTCCATCGTTTCCTCGGGCACCTGTCAAACCCTGAGTTCCAGGAGTTCCATTAGAACCGGGCTGGCCTTTAGCGCCGGTAGAACCAGGAGCTCCGGGTGATCCTTGATCTCCAGTTTCTCCCTTCTGTCCGGCTGGACCTACTGCTCCGATTGGGCCTGGAGCTCCTGGGACTGGAACAAATTTTGCATCTGCGCCTGGGGCACCAGCCGGTCCTTGTTTTCCAGAAGGTCCGATAGGTCCCGTTAACCAAGGAAGGTAACTGAAGAAGTACATTTGGCTTTAGTTGGTTTTGTTGTCTTTTAATGATGTGTTTATTAGTTACCGCAGAAAACTGGCCCATTGTCTTTGGATTTCGtcattttcatatttgtttGCAGATATAATAGGATTCAAAGCTGCCCATTGTTCATCGGTATACTGGGCAACTACTTGTGAACGCTGTTCAAAAATGCCATATTGAGGTGGAGCAGCTAGTGCCGCTGCCAAGAGGATAGTTAAAATAGCCTAAAAATAGGGAAATGGTTTGGGTATAAATGTTGCAAATTAGTCGTCTACCTCCAAGTAAAATAAAACGTTTGTTAATTAAGTTACCGTTGTTTTCATTGCGCTTTCTTATGAAATCTGCCGTTTCCGTTGATGCAGCTGTTTatctttaaattcaaaatgattttgttttatagCAAACAATCACGTTCGTAAGAGTTTAATAAATAAGgatatttaataaattttacctttttttattttctgtagAACTTACGTTGTTCCCTAATCCACCTCTTAATGGTGAATGGTGAACATCGACTGctgatcttttctttttaaactgTAGCTCGCCTCTCAAAGAATTTCAACAATCACTTCAAATTCCAGTAAAACCTGTCTACAAGTAGTAAAGGTTACAGATCATTTATACTTCTGTAGCGATACAGTCAACCACAATTTTT
The sequence above is drawn from the Daphnia pulicaria isolate SC F1-1A chromosome 1, SC_F0-13Bv2, whole genome shotgun sequence genome and encodes:
- the LOC124326592 gene encoding collagen alpha-1(I) chain-like gives rise to the protein MKTTAILTILLAAALAAPPQYGIFEQRSQVVAQYTDEQWAALNPIISANKYENDEIQRQWASFLRYLPWLTGPIGPSGKQGPAGAPGADAKFVPVPGAPGPIGAVGPAGQKGETGDQGSPGAPGSTGAKGQPGSNGTPGTQGLTGARGNDGAPGARGLPGSNGSKGEPGINGQPGFVGAPGAPGNDGKPGLSGPQGEKGETGAPGQTIPSKVPGPAGAPGAPGKDGAPGAPGPVGQVGPIGPVGPQGSSGKNGSPGSNGAKGAKGENGISGSPGAPGKDGLPGAPSKQAGSQGPIGPNGVNGGAGLPGKDGLNGLPGAPGKNGKDGAPGSPGPKGDDGKSGENGSPGPIGEKGETGPQGPQGEPGIAGPQGLPGPIGEVGPVGPVGPQGETGRDGETGATGAKGQAGPIGPIGPSGKQGETGAPGARGPIGPKGPTGSPSGVPETYESVGHDGHDGYGTVKAGRHQSYKTTAQTYNNESEEERA
- the LOC124320928 gene encoding uncharacterized protein LOC124320928 isoform X1 encodes the protein MDSKFAGRFSVVVFILITLTTGLMKALFPAVYDLIGSSCLVLAGLSVIAICIIYCVIPNIHSNSLSNKSKADSTPKTKLFLPAKNRITRYKARVMLESRAFYPTILTSFFFDVITLKTTTVLMEEKPQLLVINGATCLHM
- the LOC124336702 gene encoding acyl-CoA-binding domain-containing protein 6-like, which gives rise to MDLDSAFSEASETVKEFVNIDTTTMLRLYGLYKQATLGTCNISKPGIFNYTARQKWEAWNALGTTSLNDAKSQYIELVDSLASNHKKGTSSVKKTSAFGVTVSCMAKMDQELDDSDKTIFDWLKEGKIEHVSSMLSVNPSLIDQRDENEMALIHWAADRGDTSMINLLAKKGADVNVTDGDGQTPLHYAFACGHDECIRFLEELHANQNIRDHNGMLPSELSDL
- the LOC124320672 gene encoding probable methyltransferase-like protein 23, producing MDINSIGTDSSKPTHKHFFFSCPDNPAETLAVIIPEQLHASYGMYTWPCAPVLAWYLWSQRPELIGKHVIELGAGTSLPGVVAAKCGANVTLSDCSRFTKCLENCRTSAVTNGVGDKVKIIGLTWGTFEPQLLKLEPVDLIISSDCFYDPTVFEPILMTVSYLLEKNPSASFVCSYKERSSDWSFEPYLSKWKLCCKTLEVASIISSSVVDVAELTQDNTIQLFEIHRAS
- the LOC124320928 gene encoding uncharacterized protein LOC124320928 isoform X3, with the protein product MDSKFAGRFSVVVFILITLTTGLMKALFPAVYDLIGSSCLVLAGLSVIAICIIYCVIPNIHSNSLSNKSKADSTPKTSKESHTCNSTTVLMEEKPQLLVINGATCLHM
- the LOC124320928 gene encoding uncharacterized protein LOC124320928 isoform X2: MKALFPAVYDLIGSSCLVLAGLSVIAICIIYCVIPNIHSNSLSNKSKADSTPKTKLFLPAKNRITRYKARVMLESRAFYPTILTSFFFDVITLKTTTVLMEEKPQLLVINGATCLHM